One ANME-2 cluster archaeon genomic region harbors:
- a CDS encoding HlyC/CorC family transporter yields the protein MIDLITLIEVLSVIILIGLSAFFSSSETAFISVNRIKMLHLAEKGDKNANIIHKELQHPEKFITTILVGNNIVNVTASVLVTALTLNYFGNMGIAIATGVMTVVILVFGEIVPKTFATRHADTYSLKIAGLLELLTRILYPVVFIFTQITRIVLRILGVKEKIRNPFITEDQIKLLLKVGVEEGVFERHEQDYIHKVFKFTDKKAKTAMTYKADMVTVENTITLDTALEKINESGHSRLPVWKDDFDNIIGMIYAKDLLKYRDEELERMSVEEILRPILTVRSDRKIASIFKELQFRKIQITVVVDEKQNVVGLLSMEDIIEEIVGEILDEYDIEEMDNGILPKPKKRIR from the coding sequence GTGATTGATCTAATAACATTAATTGAGGTTTTATCAGTTATAATACTGATAGGACTATCGGCTTTTTTTTCATCTTCCGAGACCGCTTTTATTTCAGTAAACCGAATTAAGATGCTCCACCTGGCTGAAAAAGGGGATAAGAATGCCAATATCATCCATAAGGAACTGCAGCATCCTGAAAAATTCATTACCACAATTCTTGTGGGTAACAACATCGTGAATGTGACTGCTTCCGTGCTTGTCACTGCCCTGACATTGAATTATTTTGGTAATATGGGTATTGCTATAGCTACCGGTGTAATGACAGTGGTTATCCTGGTATTCGGGGAGATCGTCCCAAAGACCTTTGCCACCCGGCATGCTGATACATATTCCCTGAAGATTGCAGGGCTGCTGGAATTACTTACCAGGATACTATACCCAGTTGTGTTTATTTTCACCCAGATCACCCGCATAGTACTGAGAATTTTAGGGGTAAAGGAAAAGATCAGGAACCCCTTTATCACAGAAGACCAGATAAAACTCTTACTCAAGGTTGGGGTGGAAGAAGGCGTGTTCGAGCGTCATGAGCAGGACTATATCCATAAGGTGTTCAAGTTCACTGACAAGAAAGCAAAGACGGCCATGACCTATAAGGCCGACATGGTAACGGTTGAAAATACCATAACCCTTGATACGGCACTTGAAAAGATCAATGAGTCCGGCCATTCAAGGCTTCCTGTCTGGAAGGATGATTTTGACAATATCATAGGCATGATATATGCCAAAGACCTGCTAAAATACCGGGATGAAGAACTTGAAAGAATGAGTGTTGAAGAGATATTGAGACCCATATTAACGGTCAGGAGTGACCGCAAGATCGCTTCCATATTCAAGGAACTCCAGTTCAGGAAGATCCAGATAACAGTAGTGGTTGATGAGAAACAGAATGTGGTGGGGTTGTTATCCATGGAAGATATCATTGAAGAGATCGTAGGGGAGATCCTTGATGAATATGATATCGAAGAAATGGATAATGGTATATTGCCTAAACCAAAGAAGAGGATACGTTAG
- a CDS encoding SPFH/Band 7/PHB domain protein → MAVIDFGLGLVITIALILIFISGVTIIQPYEQGLWIVLGRYRKRLNPGFNWVYPLISEVIRMDLRTQVLDVPRQEVITKDNSPTNVDAIVYVRVIDPEKAYFEVVNYHVATISLSQTTLRSVVGDMELDEILYNRDFINTKLRDILDEATDAWGVKVEAVEIREVDPVGTVKEAMEEQTSAERKRRAAILLADGQKKAAILEAEGSKQARILNAEGMRQSQILEAEGERVSKILIAQGESQGLRILSVGAVPLDKKAISVLSMDMMKKMAEGQATKIIFPMEISKMLNQVGQYLGASTEVPEVGETVDVEKIVGKAEDILGHIPKADELRREVEKIEEALVKETEETIIAGESLKEKAMADKSDIHIFKTEEEESSAEPEGNPEE, encoded by the coding sequence ATGGCAGTAATTGATTTTGGATTGGGTCTGGTCATTACAATAGCACTCATTTTGATATTTATTTCGGGTGTTACCATCATCCAGCCCTATGAACAGGGCCTATGGATAGTGCTCGGACGCTACAGGAAACGGTTAAACCCAGGTTTCAACTGGGTGTATCCGCTGATCAGTGAAGTAATACGTATGGATTTGAGGACCCAGGTCCTGGATGTACCCAGGCAGGAGGTCATTACCAAGGATAACAGTCCCACCAATGTGGACGCTATTGTCTATGTCAGGGTTATTGATCCGGAAAAGGCCTATTTTGAAGTGGTAAATTATCATGTCGCCACTATAAGCCTCTCACAGACCACACTGCGATCAGTCGTAGGTGATATGGAACTGGACGAGATCCTGTACAACAGGGATTTCATAAATACCAAGCTTAGGGATATTCTTGACGAGGCAACCGATGCCTGGGGTGTCAAAGTGGAAGCTGTTGAGATAAGGGAAGTCGACCCTGTAGGTACTGTCAAGGAGGCCATGGAAGAGCAGACCTCTGCCGAGAGGAAGCGAAGGGCTGCGATCCTGCTGGCCGATGGCCAGAAAAAAGCCGCCATCCTTGAGGCCGAAGGTTCCAAACAGGCCCGGATACTGAATGCAGAGGGTATGCGGCAGTCACAGATACTTGAGGCTGAAGGCGAGCGGGTGTCAAAGATACTTATTGCCCAGGGTGAGTCACAAGGTCTGAGAATCCTCAGTGTGGGTGCTGTGCCCCTTGATAAAAAGGCCATCTCTGTACTGAGCATGGATATGATGAAGAAAATGGCTGAAGGCCAGGCCACGAAGATAATCTTCCCAATGGAGATCTCAAAGATGCTAAACCAGGTAGGGCAGTATCTGGGTGCCTCCACTGAAGTGCCTGAAGTGGGCGAAACTGTGGATGTGGAGAAGATCGTGGGTAAGGCAGAGGACATACTAGGACACATACCCAAGGCCGACGAACTGAGGCGGGAAGTTGAAAAGATCGAGGAGGCCCTGGTGAAGGAGACTGAAGAAACAATAATTGCTGGCGAGTCACTGAAGGAAAAGGCGATGGCCGATAAATCTGACATCCACATCTTCAAGACAGAGGAAGAGGAATCTTCTGCTGAACCAGAAGGCAACCCGGAAGAGTGA
- a CDS encoding NfeD family protein, which produces MLNVEIGWVMIIVGIGLLVAESFHPGFFVAVPGTVLLVMGAVLILLPEIFDQWNAVIMVVTALVASIATIMLYRKIAPVQIPLSTSRDTLKDKIGKVTIDIEPGSITGKVKIDNQTWSATSESVIPIGKKVKVIESEGVHVRVVEISE; this is translated from the coding sequence ATGTTAAATGTAGAAATCGGATGGGTAATGATAATTGTAGGGATCGGCCTTCTTGTAGCTGAGTCGTTTCATCCCGGGTTCTTTGTAGCAGTACCTGGCACAGTATTACTGGTTATGGGTGCAGTATTAATTCTGCTTCCCGAAATATTCGATCAATGGAATGCAGTTATTATGGTTGTAACTGCACTGGTGGCAAGTATTGCAACTATAATGCTGTACCGTAAAATTGCCCCGGTACAAATACCATTATCCACCAGCAGGGACACCCTGAAAGATAAAATAGGGAAAGTGACCATTGATATTGAACCAGGTTCTATAACCGGAAAAGTGAAGATCGATAACCAGACATGGAGTGCCACATCCGAATCAGTCATCCCGATAGGAAAAAAAGTGAAAGTAATAGAATCCGAAGGAGTCCATGTAAGAGTTGTTGAAATCAGTGAATGA
- a CDS encoding DUF531 domain-containing protein, which produces MLTLGLVNTYDRIKVLDAHYRSIARAAPIAYSYGFALALFDYPFKMDAGELCDFVADKTTIGRSGKYLHEMLEHNRFFVFDLPKKGFQPQFGVPVVTTSGPDLKKAITPAALADEIIRGGSYLLLVGLGHKGLPKELFGRARYHLDITGQGIPLETCTAIGAVPAVLAALVWEKG; this is translated from the coding sequence ATGCTGACACTGGGACTGGTAAATACTTATGACAGGATCAAGGTGCTGGATGCACATTACCGCTCCATTGCCAGGGCGGCACCTATTGCCTACAGTTATGGATTTGCGCTGGCACTGTTCGATTACCCGTTCAAGATGGATGCAGGGGAACTGTGTGATTTCGTGGCAGATAAGACCACCATCGGCAGGTCAGGCAAGTACCTGCATGAGATGCTGGAACACAACCGGTTCTTCGTGTTCGACCTGCCTAAAAAAGGATTCCAGCCCCAGTTCGGCGTGCCAGTGGTGACCACTTCAGGTCCGGACCTGAAGAAGGCTATCACCCCGGCAGCACTGGCAGATGAGATTATCAGGGGCGGGTCGTACCTGCTGCTGGTGGGGCTGGGGCATAAGGGGCTGCCTAAGGAGTTGTTTGGAAGGGCACGGTATCACCTGGATATAACAGGACAGGGGATTCCACTTGAGACATGTACTGCCATCGGGGCTGTGCCTGCGGTGCTGGCGGCGCTGGTGTGGGAAAAGGGCTAG
- a CDS encoding DUF5371 domain-containing protein: MSKIMHAQMVIIEDDLIALKEKSGEKNTKDALAKAVAHYLECEYTQSTDMWAKKLEKAMKKKSKE, translated from the coding sequence ATGTCAAAGATAATGCACGCTCAGATGGTCATTATAGAAGATGACCTAATCGCCCTTAAAGAGAAATCGGGTGAGAAAAACACCAAGGATGCTCTCGCCAAGGCTGTGGCGCACTACCTTGAATGCGAATATACGCAATCAACTGATATGTGGGCAAAGAAACTTGAGAAGGCAATGAAGAAGAAATCTAAGGAGTAA
- a CDS encoding glutamate--tRNA ligase, which translates to MKTDIELLVKKYALQNAVKYGKAPQQGAVMGKLMGEHPELRQRAKEISPLIGTFLKDIASGTPEEWQAELQALAPELIEELTQRKEPDKGLKELPDAKGGVVMRFAPNPNGPPTLGSTRGIVVNSEYVKNYGGKFIIRFDDTDPVTKRPMLEAYDWYLEDCRWLGAEPDEVVIASDRLPVYYEYAEKLIKAGHAYVCTCTQAEFKELKDNKQACPHRDLPPEHHLHEWNRMLAGEYEERTVVLRIKTDIKHKDPALRDWGAFRVIRTLHPRPEVGDKYVVWPLLDFEGAIEDHLLGMTHIIRGKDLMDSELRQKYVYNYLGWTYPHTSHWGRVKMHEFGKFSTSGLGKAIEAGEYSGWDDPGLPTLRALRRQGIRPEALRKFFIDMGVGETDVNLSLDNLYAENRKLIDADANRYFFVWDPVRLDISGSQVTDAKLPLHPSVDRGFREITVESSVLVCSQDISNAKPGDLFRLKDLYNIRITGQGTAEFAGRDIETMKKEGGRIIHWAPVDGIPVKVLTPEGEITGTGEAGIATDLDRVVQFERFGYVRIDSANGKVIAYFTHK; encoded by the coding sequence ATGAAAACAGATATCGAACTTCTTGTTAAGAAATACGCTCTCCAGAATGCCGTCAAATACGGCAAAGCCCCGCAGCAGGGTGCAGTCATGGGAAAACTCATGGGAGAGCATCCAGAGCTTAGGCAGAGGGCAAAGGAAATCTCGCCGTTGATCGGCACATTTTTAAAGGATATCGCATCAGGGACTCCGGAAGAATGGCAGGCTGAACTGCAAGCATTAGCGCCTGAACTGATTGAAGAACTCACGCAGCGCAAGGAGCCTGACAAGGGGCTGAAGGAACTTCCCGATGCAAAAGGTGGTGTGGTCATGAGGTTCGCACCCAATCCCAACGGCCCGCCCACACTGGGCAGCACCCGCGGTATCGTGGTCAACAGCGAGTACGTGAAGAATTACGGCGGCAAGTTCATCATCAGGTTCGACGACACCGACCCCGTGACCAAGCGCCCAATGCTGGAAGCCTACGACTGGTACCTTGAGGACTGCCGCTGGCTGGGTGCCGAACCTGATGAAGTAGTAATAGCATCGGACAGGCTACCCGTGTATTACGAATATGCAGAGAAGCTCATCAAGGCAGGGCATGCCTACGTGTGCACCTGCACACAGGCAGAGTTCAAGGAACTGAAGGATAACAAGCAGGCATGCCCCCACAGGGACTTACCTCCTGAGCACCACCTGCATGAGTGGAATCGGATGCTTGCAGGGGAGTACGAGGAGCGCACTGTGGTGCTGCGTATCAAGACCGATATCAAGCACAAGGATCCGGCGCTGCGTGATTGGGGCGCGTTTCGGGTGATCAGGACACTGCACCCCCGCCCGGAAGTGGGTGATAAGTATGTAGTCTGGCCGCTGCTGGATTTTGAAGGTGCAATTGAGGACCACCTGCTGGGTATGACACATATCATCAGGGGCAAGGACCTGATGGACAGCGAACTGCGGCAGAAATACGTTTACAATTACCTGGGCTGGACCTATCCCCATACCTCACACTGGGGCAGGGTGAAAATGCACGAGTTCGGTAAGTTCAGTACCAGCGGCCTGGGAAAAGCCATTGAGGCTGGCGAATATTCCGGTTGGGATGACCCCGGGTTACCCACGCTTAGGGCACTGCGCCGCCAGGGGATTCGCCCTGAAGCATTGCGCAAGTTCTTTATTGACATGGGTGTGGGCGAGACCGATGTGAACCTGAGCCTGGATAACCTGTATGCTGAGAACCGCAAGCTGATCGATGCTGATGCTAACCGTTATTTCTTTGTATGGGACCCGGTCAGACTGGACATTTCAGGATCACAGGTCACAGACGCGAAACTGCCGCTGCATCCATCTGTGGACAGGGGCTTCAGGGAGATTACGGTAGAAAGTAGTGTATTGGTGTGCAGCCAGGACATCAGTAATGCAAAACCCGGCGACCTGTTCAGGTTGAAAGACCTGTACAATATCAGGATCACGGGGCAGGGCACGGCCGAGTTTGCAGGACGTGACATTGAGACCATGAAGAAGGAGGGCGGGCGCATCATACACTGGGCGCCTGTGGACGGCATACCTGTGAAGGTGCTTACGCCCGAGGGTGAGATCACAGGTACCGGAGAGGCTGGTATTGCGACCGACCTGGACAGGGTGGTGCAGTTTGAGCGGTTCGGGTATGTGAGAATAGATAGTGCAAACGGCAAAGTTATCGCTTATTTCACGCACAAGTAA
- a CDS encoding type IV pilin: MKSNRQYSKDEKAVSPVIGVILMVAITVILAAVIAAFVFDMGGNLAPAPPSASITASNNAASTTYDIKIVHTGGDLIKGTEWKISVVDEGDVPIYVTSEAGDDFAVGSQICVNSTIKPNSISFNFETYDWTYAAADLGLVQGDKYDVKIVHIPSNSMVLNTVVEVR, encoded by the coding sequence ATGAAATCAAATAGGCAATATAGTAAAGATGAGAAAGCAGTGTCCCCGGTCATTGGTGTGATCCTAATGGTGGCTATCACTGTCATCCTGGCTGCAGTCATTGCGGCGTTCGTGTTCGACATGGGTGGAAATTTGGCTCCAGCACCACCGTCGGCTAGTATTACAGCATCAAATAATGCTGCTAGCACGACTTATGATATAAAAATAGTTCATACTGGTGGAGATTTAATTAAAGGTACTGAATGGAAAATATCGGTAGTTGATGAAGGGGATGTACCGATATATGTTACTTCAGAAGCAGGTGATGATTTTGCGGTCGGTTCACAGATATGTGTAAATAGTACAATAAAACCAAATAGCATCTCGTTTAATTTTGAAACTTACGATTGGACTTATGCCGCTGCTGATCTTGGTTTAGTCCAAGGTGATAAGTACGACGTTAAGATAGTACATATACCTTCAAATTCAATGGTACTAAATACTGTAGTTGAGGTAAGGTAA
- a CDS encoding methyltransferase domain-containing protein has product MERTKSPKFSKSVFTCGDGLRFATPEVVGRYRAGRLKCSVLADISCGIGGQAVCFAKEYDSVYGIDIDRERLECARRNAGVYGVDNITFIEGDALSPQVVEQVADADVIFSDPARPAEEDVRQTDSLRPGIPMVMEAYRDVTGSFAFEAPPQMPPGRIDFDCEREYLSVDGQLNRLTLYFGPLKSCERSAVVLKGDRHYRLESGVSVPAGIPETDEILPYAFEPDPIVVKAELLGELAAELNINMGLVKIDARRSLLTSLSNIDSPFFKNRYRVLDKVTFDCNKIKRSLKEHSIGKALIRFNVLPDRYWDVRNKIESGLVGETTVHLYQISGMIYIMEMLKSEPSNHSATG; this is encoded by the coding sequence ATGGAACGAACAAAAAGTCCCAAGTTCAGCAAATCGGTGTTTACCTGCGGCGATGGACTCCGGTTTGCCACGCCCGAGGTTGTAGGTCGCTACCGGGCCGGGCGGCTTAAGTGCAGTGTGCTTGCCGATATCAGCTGCGGGATAGGGGGACAGGCCGTTTGCTTTGCAAAGGAATACGATAGCGTTTACGGAATTGACATAGACCGTGAAAGACTGGAGTGTGCCCGCCGTAATGCCGGAGTGTATGGCGTGGACAACATCACTTTTATTGAGGGGGATGCCCTGTCGCCCCAGGTGGTGGAGCAGGTTGCCGATGCAGATGTTATCTTCAGCGACCCGGCCCGGCCCGCCGAGGAGGATGTGCGGCAGACTGACAGCCTGCGGCCAGGAATTCCGATGGTGATGGAGGCATACAGGGATGTGACAGGCAGTTTTGCTTTCGAGGCCCCGCCACAGATGCCGCCAGGACGCATAGATTTTGATTGCGAACGCGAGTACCTGAGCGTGGACGGACAGTTAAACAGGCTGACACTGTACTTCGGGCCGCTGAAAAGTTGTGAGAGGTCGGCTGTGGTGTTGAAAGGGGACAGGCATTACAGGCTGGAGTCGGGCGTATCCGTACCGGCTGGAATACCTGAGACTGATGAAATTCTGCCTTATGCTTTTGAGCCCGACCCTATTGTGGTGAAGGCGGAACTGCTGGGGGAGCTTGCAGCCGAATTGAACATAAATATGGGCCTCGTAAAGATTGATGCCAGACGGAGCCTGTTAACCTCTTTATCGAACATTGATTCACCATTTTTCAAGAATAGATATCGTGTGCTTGACAAGGTCACATTTGACTGTAATAAGATCAAACGATCATTAAAAGAGCATAGTATAGGTAAGGCACTGATCCGGTTCAATGTACTGCCTGACAGATACTGGGATGTGAGGAACAAAATTGAGTCCGGCCTTGTAGGAGAAACGACAGTTCACCTTTACCAAATATCTGGTATGATCTACATTATGGAAATGCTTAAAAGTGAACCTTCCAACCATTCTGCGACAGGATAA
- a CDS encoding methanogenesis marker 12 protein yields the protein MFVGIDHGTTFMRFASSDDKVFSILRQDAAAMPGHELLHNILQGLDVSKNDIRMIAVTYSMGDGIDRITPIDRVPDRGITSRDGAGLHVGGGTHVYDTIKDSGIPAVVIPGLHRGNTPDARFNVFSHGASPEKLGITYHAHKMGYDNFIVSDISSNTVTLAAAHGRLLGAIDACIFAPGIHHGPLDLSAIRDVDSGLYTANEAFTRAGVTSMTGHSGIYELLDDFNKGDENAVLAVDTLALFASMEIVSMTLPLKEMGVHSPEVFISGSVSEIQYIKEKIEDHISCKVKSLGIWSAAKGCACIAEDVFNGAGHILGIDVDA from the coding sequence ATGTTCGTAGGGATTGACCACGGTACCACATTCATGCGGTTTGCATCATCGGATGACAAAGTATTCAGTATCCTGAGACAGGATGCTGCAGCAATGCCAGGGCATGAACTGCTGCATAATATCCTGCAGGGCCTGGATGTGTCAAAGAACGATATCCGGATGATTGCAGTTACTTATTCCATGGGTGATGGTATAGACCGCATCACACCCATTGACCGGGTGCCTGACAGGGGTATTACAAGCCGTGACGGTGCAGGGCTTCATGTGGGCGGGGGAACCCATGTCTATGATACCATAAAGGATTCAGGCATACCTGCCGTTGTGATCCCAGGGCTACACAGGGGCAACACACCGGATGCCCGGTTCAATGTATTCTCTCACGGGGCCAGTCCCGAAAAGCTGGGTATTACCTACCATGCCCATAAAATGGGATATGATAATTTCATAGTCTCTGATATCAGTTCTAACACAGTAACGCTGGCAGCAGCACATGGACGGCTATTGGGTGCTATCGATGCCTGTATCTTTGCACCCGGAATACACCATGGACCACTGGACCTTTCAGCTATCAGGGACGTTGATTCCGGTCTGTATACTGCCAATGAGGCCTTCACGCGAGCGGGTGTGACCAGTATGACCGGACACTCCGGCATTTATGAGCTTTTGGACGATTTCAACAAAGGTGATGAAAATGCTGTCCTGGCAGTTGATACTCTTGCATTGTTCGCATCAATGGAGATCGTGTCAATGACCCTTCCCTTAAAAGAAATGGGTGTGCATAGCCCGGAAGTTTTCATCTCAGGTTCGGTCAGTGAGATACAATATATAAAAGAGAAAATTGAGGATCATATTAGCTGCAAGGTAAAGTCCCTTGGGATATGGAGTGCTGCAAAAGGGTGTGCCTGCATTGCAGAAGATGTGTTTAATGGAGCAGGACATATACTTGGGATAGACGTAGATGCCTGA
- a CDS encoding acylphosphatase codes for MTVIFGWRSRFCMGNGFSSAWKFTVWMSIKLILLRTYDLTMQTRIKRYNILLRGNVQHIGYRGIIEGTARKLNIKGYVFNDVDGSVKIACEGLQKSIDAFINGLSEFARSDIDSIEKKEVHEELHLPSVFSRVATDDYYEFSEKFDIGIDFLDGIKIDTGEMKESLTNINTTLEAFVIKQDGHNQRMDEHNQRLENILVKLAEK; via the coding sequence GTGACTGTAATCTTCGGGTGGAGAAGTAGATTTTGTATGGGGAACGGATTCAGTTCAGCTTGGAAATTTACTGTTTGGATGAGCATAAAGTTAATATTGTTAAGGACGTATGATTTGACTATGCAAACTAGGATAAAAAGATATAATATCTTATTAAGAGGAAACGTTCAGCATATTGGTTATCGTGGAATTATTGAAGGCACTGCAAGAAAGTTAAATATAAAAGGTTATGTTTTTAATGATGTTGACGGTAGCGTTAAGATTGCATGTGAAGGTCTTCAGAAGTCGATAGATGCTTTCATAAATGGCCTTAGCGAATTTGCTAGGTCGGATATTGATAGTATTGAGAAAAAGGAAGTCCATGAAGAACTTCATTTACCGTCTGTATTCAGCAGGGTAGCAACCGATGATTATTACGAATTTAGCGAAAAATTCGATATTGGTATAGATTTCCTTGATGGAATAAAAATAGATACTGGGGAAATGAAAGAATCTCTTACTAATATAAATACAACGCTTGAAGCATTTGTAATAAAGCAAGATGGACACAACCAGCGAATGGATGAACACAACCAGCGCCTTGAGAACATCCTTGTAAAACTGGCTGAGAAATAG
- a CDS encoding TIGR00341 family protein, whose translation MALRLIEVFLPPKDEYRVQQALKDFEVLDIWQERFSKEFIHIKILITSEDTETVLDILNKHISMVEGHRIILLPVVASLPRPEIVNEEMLDNGESQPENNSKAKKGRISRDELYVNVEEITSLSYVFVILSLLSSVVAAIGIMQNNVAVIIGAMVIAPLLGPNVALSLSTTLGDIDLAKRALKANMTGILTVLSFAALVGYMFKVDPNIPELISRTKVSLGDVILAMAAGSAAALSLTTGVASALIGVMVAVALLPPLVVFGMLMGQGEWQLAMGAMLLVLTNLICINLSGVVTFLAQGIRPRKYGDADRAKKATQIAIVLWTFLLILLVVLIILSQNGWKVHF comes from the coding sequence ATGGCTCTGCGGTTAATTGAAGTATTTCTTCCTCCAAAGGATGAATATCGTGTACAACAGGCATTAAAAGACTTTGAAGTGTTGGACATCTGGCAGGAAAGGTTCTCAAAAGAGTTCATACACATAAAAATCCTTATCACTTCAGAAGATACCGAAACAGTGCTGGACATACTGAATAAACATATATCAATGGTTGAAGGACATAGGATAATTCTTCTTCCGGTTGTGGCATCACTTCCCAGACCTGAAATAGTAAATGAGGAAATGCTTGACAATGGAGAATCCCAACCTGAAAACAATTCAAAAGCAAAGAAAGGCAGAATTAGCCGTGATGAACTATATGTTAATGTTGAAGAGATTACAAGCCTTTCATATGTTTTCGTTATATTGTCATTGTTATCTTCAGTGGTCGCTGCCATCGGCATTATGCAAAATAATGTGGCAGTGATTATAGGCGCCATGGTCATTGCACCCCTGCTGGGTCCGAATGTGGCGTTATCCCTTTCCACCACCCTGGGGGATATTGACCTGGCCAAACGGGCCCTGAAAGCCAATATGACGGGTATCCTCACTGTCCTTTCATTTGCTGCTCTTGTAGGATATATGTTTAAAGTGGACCCAAACATTCCTGAACTTATATCCAGAACAAAAGTTAGTCTTGGTGATGTTATTCTCGCTATGGCTGCAGGCAGTGCGGCTGCATTATCATTAACCACAGGAGTTGCAAGTGCCCTTATTGGTGTTATGGTTGCTGTAGCACTGCTCCCACCACTTGTTGTTTTCGGGATGTTGATGGGACAGGGTGAATGGCAATTGGCAATGGGGGCAATGCTTCTGGTACTCACGAACCTTATCTGCATAAATCTTTCAGGTGTAGTGACCTTCCTGGCACAAGGAATACGTCCTCGTAAGTACGGAGATGCAGACAGGGCCAAAAAGGCGACACAGATAGCTATTGTCCTATGGACTTTTCTGTTGATATTGCTCGTAGTTTTGATTATCCTGTCGCAGAATGGTTGGAAGGTTCACTTTTAA
- a CDS encoding GNAT family N-acetyltransferase, which yields MDINIRNAGTGDIPDIKSILSQYILETELVDDNIDWFVVAKTGGRIVGCACLDSNMSLVELRSIAVLPGWKNKGIGRRLFETLMQRARGMTDRIYVRTTARGFFEKMGFRALDDSQKPVLWQDCAECDKLDVCMQVPMVLELK from the coding sequence GTGGATATTAATATCAGGAATGCCGGCACCGGTGATATACCGGACATTAAAAGTATCCTGTCACAGTACATACTTGAGACTGAACTGGTGGATGATAACATTGACTGGTTTGTTGTAGCTAAAACAGGGGGCAGGATTGTGGGGTGTGCATGCCTGGATTCCAATATGAGCCTGGTGGAACTCAGGTCTATTGCTGTGCTTCCGGGGTGGAAAAATAAAGGAATCGGGCGCAGGTTGTTCGAAACACTGATGCAAAGGGCAAGGGGCATGACAGACCGGATATATGTAAGAACGACAGCCAGGGGCTTTTTCGAGAAGATGGGTTTTAGGGCACTGGATGATTCACAAAAACCTGTGTTGTGGCAGGACTGTGCAGAGTGCGATAAACTGGATGTATGCATGCAGGTGCCTATGGTACTGGAATTGAAGTGA